The Polyodon spathula isolate WHYD16114869_AA chromosome 3, ASM1765450v1, whole genome shotgun sequence genome has a segment encoding these proteins:
- the LOC121313447 gene encoding protein FAM110B-like codes for MPTETLQTDSMVKPASPASTFTSAVPLRILNKGPDYFRRQAEPNPKRLSAVERLEADKAKYVKSQEVINAKQEPVKPAVTAKPPVGSVIKRAGSSPALKATNNNSKTDSSVKRENLNLEILKNIINSSEGSSSGTVHKHSARSWAPHRSESTELNRRSFAESLKVFPTQSHSSPQGSNLNISKRLFEEQSSESSLHVSYSSSDIRRVCNGKPSKAMPSSSLAPPLPPKPSVTACNTLKSSGTDTLEPDNGVSRRPSVHRSKSDLSDRYARASADVERFFNYCGLDPEELENFGVENFTRANSDIISLNFRSASMISSDCDQSRHSNDNLTDDEDANERVPYGISAVERNARVIKWLYSIKQARESQKVSHV; via the coding sequence ATGCCTACAGAAACACTACAGACAGATAGCATGGTCAAACCTGCCAGCCCAGCAAGCACCTTTACCTCAGCAGTACCTCTCCGGATACTGAACAAAGGGCCAGACTATTTCCGTAGGCAGGCAGAACCGAACCCTAAAAGACTCAGTGCAGTAGAGAGACTGGAAGCAGACAAAGCTAAATATGTGAAGAGTCAAGAGGTGATAAATGCAAAGCAAGAGCCTGTGAAGCCAGCAGTAACGGCAAAACCACCAGTCGGCTCAGTTATCAAACGGGCAGGGAGCAGTCCGGCATTAAAGGCAACAAACAACAACTCTAAGACAGACAGTAGTGTAAAAAGAGAAAACTTGAACCTGgaaattctgaaaaatataattaacagTTCAGAGGGCTCTTCCTCAGGGACAGTGCATAAACACAGTGCCAGAAGCTGGGCTCCCCACAGGTCAGAATCTACAGAGCTGAACAGACGGTCTTTTGCAGAGTCGCTTAAGGTGTTCCCTACTCAAAGCCACTCAAGTCCCCAAGGAAGTAATTTAAATATTAGCAAACGTCTTTTTGAAGAGCAGTCAAGTGAGTCATCACTACATGTATCTTATAGCTCATCAGACATTAGAAGGGTATGCAATGGCAAGCCATCAAAAGCTATGCCTAGTAGTAGTTTGGCCCCACCTCTACCACCTAAACCCAGCGTTACAGCTTGCAATACACTGAAATCATCTGGGACTGACACATTAGAGCCTGATAATGGAGTGAGCAGGAGGCCCTCTGTGCATAGATCAAAGTCTGATCTAAGTGACCGATATGCACGAGCCAGTGCAGATGTTGAACGTTTTTTTAACTACTGTGGACTGGATCCTGAAGAACTTGAAAACTTTGGAGTGGAGAATTTCACCCGGGCAAACTCTGATATAATCTCTCTCAACTTTCGCAGTGCAAGCATGATTAGTTCTGACTGTGATCAGTCGCGGCACAGCAATGACAACCTGACTGATGATGAAGATGCCAATGAGCGAGTGCCATATGGCATCTCTGCTGTCGAAAGGAATGCCAGAGTCATCAAATGGCTATATAGCATCAAGCAAGCTCGAGAATCTCAGAAAGTGTCTCATGTGTGA